The genomic interval TGTCGCTGGAACATGTAATCAGGAAAAGAGAGGACCAGCATCAGCAGGGCAGACTCAATAAGTATTTTCAGGGCGGCAACAGCAATGGCCTGAAGAGACATGAAAAAGGGAACATCAACAAAGCGGACGATTCTATCCATTTCTATTCTGATGTTTATATAGGCAACCAGACCTATTGCAATAACCTTAAAAAAAGTTTTTCCCAGATTGAACAATGCCTCTGCCGAAAAGAAAGACCTCTGAAGAAACTTCGTGAAGTTCGGAACAATCTTGTTTAAATCCGGGGTTATGGTTTTTGTTGTAAACAGGAACCCGACCTGAAGCAGGTTCGCCATGACCGCGGAAAGAAAGGCTATGCCGAATACCGGCAGAGTCAACCGGGCCGCATAACTGACAAAAACCGGAAATATTCCGTTGTCGCCCGTAATGTTAGTTTCAACAGAAATGGTAAAAAAATAGTAGATCATGTCCAGCATTGTTCTCAGGGTATAGGAGCTCAGGAGAGCAATTGCCAGAATCGGAAAAAGCAGAACAATGGCCGCGGAAAATTCGGAAGATTTTGCGACCTTGCCATCCTCCCGGGCCTTCCGTATTTTGTGCTCCGTGGGGTCTTCAGTTCGACCTTCGTCCTCGGCGGCAAACCAGTTAAGGGGTATCTCCCAGGGCTTCAGCGAGGGTTTGTACATGTCCAGCCGGTTGCGAACTAGAAGTACTTGATAAACCCGGCTGAGACTCTCCAGGAAGCTGGTAAATGTATCCGGCATCATACCGCAGCTCCTGTTCCGGTCCTGAACAGCTGCATTATTTCAAGAAAACCGGAATTTAGTATATTCACATAGGTAAAAGTTATAGCCGGCAGAGTAAGAAGAAGGACGATAAACGCAACCCCGATACGTATTGGAAAACCAAGCATAAGCAGATTCATCTGAGGTGCTGCTTTGGCCAGAAGACCTTCTGAAACCGTTACCAGCATCAGGGTACCCATAACGGGGAATGCTATGATCAAAGATTGGGCAAACAGATTGGTCAGCCCTCTTGCCAGCATTGATACTATATACTCCTGCTGCAGTACAAGGTCCACCGCCCGGAAGGCCTGGAACGAACGGTATATTCCTTTAAGGAACAGGTTCATAAATCCGCTTGCAGCAATAAATGCGTACATTGCAAGAAGATTCAAAAATTGTCCCATAAGTGGCAGTTCTATCTGTGCCAGGGGATCAAAAACTACGGAAGCACCAAAACCCATCTGAAATGCGTAAAACTGTCCGGAAATCAAAAGCACCGAATAAATCATGGTAAGAAAAAAACCAATGAGAACACCTATCATGGCCTCTCCGAACATAAGAAGGGCATAGCTCAGACCGTCATTCGGCAGGGGGTATCCAAATCCCTGCACCATAGGAAAAACTGCCAGACTTGTGAACAGGGTAAGGGCTACCCGGGCTACTCCCGGTATTGACGATGACGACATCAGCGGCGCCGTCTGAAACAGGGCAAAAACCCGCGCGAAAATGAGAAGATAAATCTGGGCATTAACAATAGCCTGTTCAAACTCCATCTATCTTTTTATCACCCTTCTTAGAACACCATCTGCGGTATCTGCCGAATAATATCGATTGTATACGCCCGCATGGATCCGAATATGATCGGCCCGAATAAAACCAGAGCCAGAAAAATCGCGATAATCTTGGGAACAAAGGTCAGGGTCTGTTCCTGGATGGATGTAGTAGCCTGAAAAATGGAGATTATCAGCCCCACACCCATACCAATAAGCAGCATGGGAGAAGCAATCAAGAGTACCTGAAATACCGCGTTGCGCATCAGTGCAACGGCGTAACCGATTGACATTTTCCCCTCCCGAAAATAACCAGCGCTGATTCGACAGCGCATAAAGTATCTATAAGAAACTTGCCATAACCTGTTCTGTTATAAGACCCCAGCCATCTACAAGAACAAAAAGAATAAGCTTAAAAGGCATTGAGATCATAACCGGCGGCAGCATTATCATTCCCATGGACATCAATGTTGAAGCAACAACCATGTCAATTATGATAAATGGTATAAACAGCAGAATCCCAATCTTAAAAGCCACGGTCAATTCATGCAGAACAAAGGCAGGTATCAGCACATGTGTTGGAACTTCCGTCGCGTTTGCAGGTCGCGGCAGGTCCGACAAGCGCATGAACAGCTCAATATTGCTGTAATTTCTCTGCATCTGTCTGAACATAAAAAGCCGTAAAGGACCTTCAGCATTGTCATACATCTCTTCAAAGCCAATTTCCCCGCCGGCAAAAGGTACAAAACTGTTTTCATAAATATCCGTAAGGGTTGGCCACATTATGAATATTGTCAGAAAAAGTGCAATTCCCATGAGAACCTGATTCGGCGGGACCTGCTGCAGCGATAATGCACGCTTAATAAAATCAAACACAATCGCTATGCGCAGGAATGCGGTGGTTAGTATTATTATCGAAGGAGACAGTGTAATAACCGCCAGCAGTAAAAGTAACTGCAGCGATAAAGCGACTTCCTGGTTGTCTTCCGCTCCCCGAATTGTGAGATCGACAAACGGAATATTCAAGCCGTCAGCAGGGACATTGACGTTATCCGCTTCCTGGGCTGTCAATACACCGCTACACGTCACCGCGATCAGCAGGATGACGAGTACTTTTTTTTTCATTCCCCCCCCGGTACATCTCTAAACTACCATCAGGTCTATCAGCGTACTTAGAGATTCTTCATCCTTTGTCCCTGGTTCTTGAGAAAGTGAGCTGATGACGAAACCGAATCGTCCCCGCTCTCTTCTCCGCCGGAAAGAAGTCCACCGATGAGCTGCTTAAAGCTCTTTTTCGTAGACGAATCTTCCCGGGCAAGAAAAACATCAATCTCATCACGGCTTTCTTTGTCATCTATTTCCGTTATCAGACTGACACTGTTTTCAGCGGATCCCACTAAAAGGAACCGCCCTCCCAGAGAAATAAGGTGTACACTGCGTGTACTGGAGAGGGATTTTGTGGAGAGGATTCGGATAAGATCGTTATCCGGATATCCTCTTCCTGCCATGCGTTTCAACAGAAAGAATAAACCATAAATAGCCGCGACTACTCCGGCAAGTACAAGGACCATGGATACAAAGCTCCATATCGTCAGGTTCCCGCCGGGTTCTAGCGCTTCTGTAGTGTTGTTTTCCGAAGTTTCCGTATCACCAAAGATAATGCTCTCTTCAGTAATTGGGACTTCGGATCTTTCCGTTTCGGTTTCCGCTTCCTGCGCTGTGAGGCTACCAACCAAAGCCGCTAACAGCAGGAATGCGAGCACATTTTTTTTCAATGTCCCCCCCCAGAGACGTTATATAATAAGCCTACCAATAAAGTCGGCGTTTGTCCAGATTTAACTCCTTATATCATGTCAAATCAGACATTCTTTCCATTGGAGATACAATTTCGGTTACCCGAACTCCAAAATTCTCGTCAATAACCACTACTTCGCCCTTGGCGATCAGTTTATGGTTCACAAGAATGTCCACGGGTTCACCGGCAAGTTTATCCAGTTCGATAATGGTGCCCTCTCCCATGCCCAGGATTTCACGGATAAGCCGTTTTGTACGTCCCAGCTCGACCGTCATTTCCATATAGACATCCATGAGCAGGCCTATATTGCCCTGATCTCCTGCTGATGCCTGTGGATAGAGGTTAGGAAATTGCACAGACTGAACGTTCGGCGGCTGTTGATAATTCATGCTCATTCCCTGCTGCATCTGAGGATATCCCCCGCCCATGGGCTGCTGCATTCCGCCCCCCATCAGGCCCTGGCCCATGCCTCCCCCCATCTGAGCAGACTGCTGTGCCTGAGACGGTGAAGTCTGCGGCGGTTTTACAACATCTGATACTGCAGACAAGGAAAAAATCTCCATCAGCTGGGCCGGCTTTTCCCCTTCTATTGTCACGGGGTAGCTTACCCTCAGAAACCCGTCGCCCGGCAAGGAGATATTCTCTTTGGTCAGCATCTCCGTTTCACCTGGCGTGGTCATCACAGTCTTTCCGACTGAGTCTCCCAGGGTAGTTGCAATTGCTCCTGCCAGGGTGTTGCCGGCCTCAGACAGAGCAGACAATGCTGCCTCATCCAGATCAATCTCATCCTGTCCCATCATTAACCCGGCGATTGTTGTTGCCAGATTAACTGGAAGCAGATAAATGTGTTCCCCTACAACTCCTTCCGAGAATCCTATTCTGGTTACCACCATCTGATCCGGTGCCGAACCGACAAACCCTTCACGGTTCATAAGTTCAACCTCGGGTTTTCCGATGGTTACGCTTTTTCCGATTATGCCGCTCAGATTCGAGGCCTGACTCGATACGGCTCCCGACAGCTTCGAAGCAAAGGCCATCTGCTGTTCCTGGGTAAGCCCGGCGGGAGCGTCGTTTGAACTCTCCTCTCCCCCGAAATCAAATCCGCCGCCGCCCTGCAGCAAAGCATCAATTTCGTCTTGCGATAATGAACCATCACTCATGACTACTCTTCTCCTTCGACGGCGAGCTCTTCGAACTCTTCTTTTTCTATATCCTCAAGTTTCTGGGTTATCTGAACCGCCACTTTGTTCCCTACAAGCCCCGGCCTGCAGAGAAACTTCTTCCGGTTTCCGATCTTCAGTACCATCGGGTCGCTGGTACGGGTATCCTGCAGCCGGATAACATCTCCCATGCGCAGAGACAGTACATCCCGTACAGTAAGATTTATGCTCCCAATTTCGGCTACCACGTTAATATGTACGGTGGACAAGCGTTCCTTAATAATATTAAGGTTTTCCGTTGTTGCCCCGGACCGCACCGTAGAATACATATACTGGGCCGAAAGCTTGGATATGATCGGCTCTATAGTCAGGTAGGGAATACAGAAGTTCATCATTCCCTCTACTTCTCCTACCTTTGTTTCCAGTGTCACCAGCACAACCATTTCTGTAGGCGGAACAATCTGGGCAAATTGCGGGTTAGTCTCTATCTGACCCAGCCGCGGCCGCAGATCAATTACCTGGCTCCATGCCTCACGCAGGTTGCCCAGAATACGGACAATAATGCCCTCCATTACCGATTGCTCGATATCCGAAAGGTCCCGCTGGACCTTTGTTCCTTCTCCCTGACCGCCGAACAGACGATCGATAATGGAGAAAGTGATGGCCGGATCGATCTCCAGAACAGCTGAACCCTTTAATGGATCCATATTAATAATTCCCAGGGTCGTGGGATTTGGAATGGACCGTATAAACTCCTCGTAGGTAAGCTGATCCACTGAGGCCACATGTACGTGTACCATGCTGCGCAACTGTGCAGAGAGGGCAGTCGTGGTAAGACGCGCAAAGGTCTCATGCATTATGGAAACGGTACGGATCTGCTCTTTAGAAAACTTGTCAGGACGCTTGAAGTCATATATTTTGATCTTCCGCTGATCCGCTGCCTGAGAAACCTCTTCGCTTTCGATATCCCCTGTAGAAATTGCCGTTAACAGCTGGTCAATTTCATCCTGGGATAATACCTCGTTCATCCGCTACCCTCTAAACACCGTCTTTGATGCTAAAAATCAAGTATCTGCAGGTCCATAATTATTACTCTTTCAATATTCGGACCAGTAAGTCTGTCGTTAATCAAGGTCTTCAGCTCATTCGTTATCTGGGCCTCATGTCTGGGAGTAAGCTCTGCAGCATTTTTTGTGCTGAAATAGTGGCGTATTTCCGCCTGCAGGGGTGACTGTCGATCGTTCAATTCCGTCTGGATGGTTTTATTATCCTTTTCATAACCAATCTTGACCTTCACAATTACCGTCATCGGTTCGGTATCGGAGGTTCTGGTACGAATCTCTTCTATTCCATCCCACCATTGCAGGATCGGTGCTATACCCTGGTATTCCTGGGAAACCGCGGGAAGCGACTGCTGGGCTGATCCCCGGTTTAGGATCTGCATGGTAATCACGACGACAGTTACAATAAATATTATGGCGGCGAGCCCCATAGCCACCAGCTTGAGGATCTTTACTACGATTTCGGGGAGAAAACCTCCCCTTCCTCCGGAGTCCGGTTCAACACCGCCGGTTACATCATCGTCGCCGAATACGACATCTTCATCTGCCATGTCCACCTACTCCTGAAAAGCGGCATCTACCGCCCTTTCATAAAAAAGTATCAAATAAAAGTTCCTTATGCAAACCCTCATTGCATACCAGCCTACAAGTGTCCGTCACTGAGAATTACAATATCGATACGCCGGTTGTAAGCCCGGCCTTCGGGAGTATCATTTGTCGTCAGTGGGACGGTGTCGGAAAAACCGGCGACCTGAAACTGATCCTCCGGTACGCCGTACTGTACAAGATACTTGAGCGTATTTATTGCCCGTGCAGAAGATAACTCCCAGTTTGTCGGCCACGGTCCAGCAGGATCTGTGGGTGCCGAATCGGTGTGACCCTCTATTCTGAATTTTCGCCCCTCCAGAGAAATAAGCAGTTGAGATACCTTCTGCAGTGTCTCCCGGGTATTTTCTATGTCTATCTCCGCGCTGGCTGGTCGAAAAAACGAGTCTGCAGCCAGACTGATTATAAGTCCCCGTTCATCCTCGGTAACCCTGACTTTTTTTGTCTTGATCTCAGGCTGGAACTGGCTTATAGCCCGTTTTCGGGCCTTATCCAGAGCCCTTCCCTTGTCTACAGAAGGCAGGGTCATGATATTGTTCCCCAGTTCCGCCAGTTCTCCCGCCTGAAGGGTATTCCCCCCTTCCAGCACACCCAGACCGGAAAATGCTGCCAGAATCAGCTTAAGCTGCGAACCATCGACCTCCGCAGTGGTATACATCATTACAAAAAATGTTAGGAGAAGTGTCACCATATCGCCATAGGTAAGCATCCAATCGGCGGCACCTTCGGGACATTTTTTGCATTTCTTCGGCCTTGGCATACCAGCTACAATTCCTATTCGGCGGCAGATTCCGCCATAATCGCCTCTCGTCTAAGGGGAGGCAGAAAACTCAGTAGTTTAACCTCGAGTATCCGAGGGTTATCTCCGGATTGTATGGAGAGGATACCTTCTATCATAATTTCCTTGACCAGGGTTTCCCCTTTGTCCCTGTCTTCAAGCTTTGCTTTTATGGGGATCAATACCAGATTGGCAAAGATTGCACCGTACATTGTTGTAATAAGCGCCAGGGCCATCCCAGATCCTATTGAATCGGCGTCGTTCAGGTTAGCCAGCATGGCGATCAGTCCGGCCAGGGTTCCGATCATGCCAAAGGCCGGTGCTACCTTTCCCCAGAAGTCAAAGAGCTGAATTCCGTCCTGGTGACGCTCCTGAACCTGGTTAAGTTCGTTATAAAGCAGGTTCTTTATTATCTCCGGGTCCGTTCCGTCCACAACCAGCTGAATTCCCTTTTTCATAAATTCCTGGTCGACCTCTTCAAGGTCGTCTTCCAGGGCTAAAAGTCCTTCACGGCGGGCTTTCTCGGAGAAGTTCACCAGGGTGGAGATTATGGCTTCCTCACCCCAATTGGGAACATTAAGAGCATGATTCAGGTAGCGCATCATTCCCAGAACCCGTTGCAGAGGATTCGCTACCATCAGGGCCGCGAAGGATCCGCCGATAACCATAAAAATCGATGGAATATCGACATAGGAAGACAAGCTTCCACCGGAAGTAAAGACTGACATCAGAATCATGACGAATCCGAGTATCAATCCAATAATCGTTCCCAAATCCATTCTTCGGTTACTCCTCGTTCTTAAAGGCCCCTATCAGACGCCGGTACTCAATAATTGAATTCAGAATCGACTGGCGGTCCTCTCGAACTACCAGCCGTTTACCAGACAGCATGATCAGGGTTGTATCCGGATTGGCTTCCATATATTCAATCTGATGGGGATTAACCCAGTAAACCGTTCCGTCCAACCGTGTTACTTCAATCATCTGTGGCCTATTCTAACCTCTTAACGCTTTAAGGTCAAAAGTTCCTGCAGCATCTGATCCGATGTTTGAATCGTCTTGCTGTTCGACTGGAAACCACGCTGCGTTACAATCATATCAGTAAACTGCTCTGCCAGGTCTACATTACTCATCTCCAAAGCACCGGCAATGAACTTTCCCTTCCCGGCAACACCGCTCTCGGAGATATTGGGATCTCCTGAGTTATTGGTCACCATATAGGTGCTTTCACCTGCCTTTTCAAGTCCACCGGGATTTATAAAGCTGGCCAGGGCTACCTGTCCGATGGTACGGTTGGTACCGTTTGAATAGACCCCGGTTATCATTCCCGACTGGTCAATCTTAAATGTCTCCAGATATCCCATGGGGTAACCATTCTGGCTGAACGCCTTGGTAGAGCTTTTTTCCGCGAACTGGGTCATGGAGCTTACCACGCTTCCTACCTCTCCCAGATTCAGATTAAAGGTCTGGCGAAGCACAGCACCTTCCGCATCGGGGTTGGCATCGGGAACATCAAAGGATATCTGTGTCTGCAGCAGCCCGTCTGTCAGTATATCACCCTGAGCATCGGTTACCGACTCCAGGGTACCCAGATTATTAAAATTAACCGTAAAGGTCGCGGTTTCATTATTAGCAGCCCCAACTTCCGCCAGGGTATTTGCTGTGTCCGCTCCAGTCTCATCAGGATTCATGGTAACAACAGCGTCCCAGCTGTTTGGCGCTCCCACGGCCTTGGTAAAGTTTATTCGCATGGTATGGGTATTACCAAAGTCGTCATAGACTGTCTTGTCGATGGTCCAGGTTCCTTGAAGCGCTTCAGCAGGACCTGCATCGGGAGGTATTTCTCCAATCCGTTTGTCCAGGTTACAGGCAAGATAGACTTCGCTGGTTCCTGATGCAGGGTCTTTTCCTCCGACGGGAATGGTTATGTCACCAACATCCGAAGCGGTATTTATCATGGTCAGCCCTTCTACTTCCTGGGCCATCCATCCCTGGACCTTTAATCCGTTCGCCGGATTTACCAGGGTACCCTCTTCGTCAAGACCAAAGGCGCCAGCCCTGGTGTAGACCTCCTGGTCCCCCTCCCGGAGAATAAAGAAACCATTTCCCTGAATCGCGATATCAGTCATTACCCCGGTTGTCTGAAGAGAGCCCTGGGTATGGATGGTATCGATAGCAGCAATGGTCATACCCAGACCGACCTGTTTCGGGTTTACTCCTCCCAGTTCATCGGTAGGGCGGGCGGCTCCAGACATTGTCTGGGACAGCATATCCTGAAAATTCACCCTCCCTTTCTTAAAACCGATGGTATTGACGTTTGAGATGTTGTTACCAATAACATCCATCCGCGTCTGATGATTCTGCAGACCGGAAACACCGGCATAAAGGGACCGCATCATATATTCATATCCTCCTGGCGCATTACCTTTTCAATCTCATCTACACCGTAGTAGATCCCGTTTACAAGTACCTGGGGGAAATCCCGTCCGGATACTGCTTCTACTGTACCACGTATAACCTGGTCACCCCGGATAATCTCCACCTGATGTCCCAGGGTATTCATGGCCTTTGCAGAAGCCATTACTCCGGAGAGCTGAGTGAAAGAACTTGCCATATTGGTCATCTGCTCCAGGGTGGAGAACTGGGCCATCTGGGCAATAAACTCTTTATCCTTCATGGGCTCCGTAGGGTCCTGATGGGTCAACTGGGTCAACAGGATTTTCAGAAAATCGTCCTTGTCCAGTTCCTGCTTCGCCTTTCTGCCGGAATCGATAGTCTTATTCAGCAGATCAACCTGCATCTGTGTTCTGGCCTTGTCGGCGCTGTCCATGGCAGTGGAAATATCCATTGTACTTATCTCCTACACATATACATTGACCCGACTATCGCCGAAGAGATAATCTTCGACCCGGGGTATCTGTTCATCAAAAATCCTGGTCAGTTTTTCCACAGGAACACCTTCCATATTCCGTTCTCTTCGCCGCCCGGAAAACCCTTCTCTCTGTCCTACAGAGACATCGAGCCCGGTGGTCTGAAATCCGTTTTCCCGGAATGCCCGGTTCAGGGCCTCCATGTTCTCCTGAAAAACCTCTCTCACACTATTATTTTCGACAATTATCCGGCCGGCTATATGCCTATTATCAGTCAGATTCAAACGTATTCGAACTTCGCCCAGTTTTTCCGGCTTCAGGATCAAACGAATCTCTCCCTGATCCCGGTCTTTCAGTACAAACTGAGCCTTCTTCAGAATTTCCGCGTTTCCCTCGTCCTTCAAAGCACGGGATAAATCCGCCGCTGCCTGTACAGGCTGGGAATCGCTGCGTGCGATGTTTCCGTCTCCCTTACTCTGAACCGGCTCAAGAACAAGAAACTCCTGCCGACCCGGGTTCTCAGGTTTCGCTGCATCCTGTACGCCCGTGCTGTCGATCTTCCCGGCGACCTTTTCTGAAGACTGCTCGTTTTTTTGCGCCTTTTGCCGCCGTAAATCGATAATTTCAGCTTTTATTGCCTGACTGTTTTCATCTCCGTTTTTTACTCCAGCGCCAGGATCAGGACGGGAAAATCCTTCAGAAGCCTCATCCTTTTGACTGGACTGCCTCTTCGCTCCTTCTGCGACAGCGGCTGAGAGGCTCCCGCTATTCTCTGTATCCCCTTTGACAGGAAAACCGGAACCATTGAGGTTTTCGTCTTTCGACCTGTCTTTTTCGCTCTTTTCGACATCAGACTTCGCCGAATCATTATCGGCTTCTGAAAGTCCATGGGATGCATTTTTAGTGAGGAGTGCAGAATCTTTCAGATTCTTTTTTTCTCTGTTTTCTTTCCCTACTGGTACGGGAATTTCGCCCGATTCACGTTTCGCTGTAATTAACCTGGTTTCTCGATTATCCTTTTCCACTGATTCGGTTCTGTAATTATCATTGTCACTTTTTTTTCCGGAAACAGATTCTTCCGCGTTCTCTCGGGTATCACCGCTGCGCGCAGAATCTTTGTCTGCGCTTGAATCACTTCCCTGATCCTTCGTTTGCGATTTTACCGTATCCTCATCAGATACCCTGCTTTCCTGATCATCCCTCTGTACGGCAGCTTTTGGCTGAAGATCACTGTCCCGCTGTTCAGCCTCCTGCTGTACGGATGACCCGCCCCTGTCTTCTTCGGCCCGAGTCAGATATTCGCCAAAAGAAGGTCCTTCAACCTCCGGCCCTTGCGGAGAGAAATCCGCGGGTCGTGAGTTGTAGGAGAGAATCTCTACCGGGCTTATCATCTTTTTGTATCATCCTCCTTGAACCTCCGGTTTTTTGAGCATCTTGCGGTTTAAAACCGCGGCTCTGTCCGCAGGCATCAGGGATAACCAGTACGACACAACCGAAGCGTCTCCCGCTTCCCGGGCAAGCTGTTCGGTCATACGCAGAATGTCAATAACATCCTGGTCATCCATTGCAACGAGCCTTTCAACAGCCGCCTCCGGGGGCATCCCGGTAAAGTATTCTGCAGCTTGTCGCAGGTTCGCATTCTTATTTTCGTACTGTTTTACAATTTCATTGAACGATTTTTCCCGATCTTCAAGAGCCTTTTCCCTTTCTTCAAGGGCTTCAACCATTTGGAGGAGTTCTTCCTCCTTGGCAGACAGCAGCTCTTCCTGTTCAAAAAGAGCGTCCTCTCGTCTCTCAAGCTCTTCCCAGCGCTTTTCAATTCGCGCTTCGTCAAGCATGAGAACGGATCCGTCATCAGGAACCTTTTCGGGAGTTTCCATCCCCAGAAGGTTAAAAACCGGTCTTAATTGTTCACGGACATTTACTATTCCCAGATGATCGAACCAGAGTAATCCGCCGAGGAGTAGAATCCCTATCAACAGGACAAGGACGATAATTCTATATCCTGCATTCACCTTTGCCATTACTCTTTTCCTCCCGCTTCTATCCGGCGCGCGGCTGCGCTGCTGTTCAGATCGTCCTGTTTCACGAACTCATTTTTACGCTGCTCGCGG from Marispirochaeta sp. carries:
- a CDS encoding flagellar hook-length control protein FliK — encoded protein: MISPVEILSYNSRPADFSPQGPEVEGPSFGEYLTRAEEDRGGSSVQQEAEQRDSDLQPKAAVQRDDQESRVSDEDTVKSQTKDQGSDSSADKDSARSGDTRENAEESVSGKKSDNDNYRTESVEKDNRETRLITAKRESGEIPVPVGKENREKKNLKDSALLTKNASHGLSEADNDSAKSDVEKSEKDRSKDENLNGSGFPVKGDTENSGSLSAAVAEGAKRQSSQKDEASEGFSRPDPGAGVKNGDENSQAIKAEIIDLRRQKAQKNEQSSEKVAGKIDSTGVQDAAKPENPGRQEFLVLEPVQSKGDGNIARSDSQPVQAAADLSRALKDEGNAEILKKAQFVLKDRDQGEIRLILKPEKLGEVRIRLNLTDNRHIAGRIIVENNSVREVFQENMEALNRAFRENGFQTTGLDVSVGQREGFSGRRRERNMEGVPVEKLTRIFDEQIPRVEDYLFGDSRVNVYV
- the flgD gene encoding flagellar hook assembly protein FlgD, whose translation is MDISTAMDSADKARTQMQVDLLNKTIDSGRKAKQELDKDDFLKILLTQLTHQDPTEPMKDKEFIAQMAQFSTLEQMTNMASSFTQLSGVMASAKAMNTLGHQVEIIRGDQVIRGTVEAVSGRDFPQVLVNGIYYGVDEIEKVMRQEDMNI
- a CDS encoding flagellar protein FlbB — protein: MAKVNAGYRIIVLVLLIGILLLGGLLWFDHLGIVNVREQLRPVFNLLGMETPEKVPDDGSVLMLDEARIEKRWEELERREDALFEQEELLSAKEEELLQMVEALEEREKALEDREKSFNEIVKQYENKNANLRQAAEYFTGMPPEAAVERLVAMDDQDVIDILRMTEQLAREAGDASVVSYWLSLMPADRAAVLNRKMLKKPEVQGG